The DNA sequence CGCAGCCTCGATAATTGTCGGTGTTGGCAGGTATCCACTCGCAGCCCAATCGCAAGCATCAAAGGTAGGGGCATTACACTGTTGCGCAATGTCATCCACCAATGCGGCGATACCTTTACCATTAGTTAAAAGAGGTTTTGCTACTAAATCGCCCGCGAGAGCCAATTGGTTTGAGCCAATACTTGATTGCGTAGCAATAAGGATCGGGATGATTGGTTTGTTATGACTGCCGCGATGAAAATTCTTAAGGTCAAGTGCATAGCTATGTGCTTGCCGCTTATCAGCCTGCTGATACTTTAAGGTGCCAATCTTAAATTCCAACGCAAACACCACACCTCGGTAACACAAGACGACATCTGCGCGCTTGCCCATGCGCGGGATCATAAACTCAAAAAAGATGTGCCCTGCAGGTTCAGTGAGCATCTTAAATTCTTGTTGTAACAGCTCAACTTGAGACAGCCAAGCTCCTGTTTGTTCGTGCACCAGCTGCTGCGTATGGTTTGCAGTAAGCGCGCCAATGATGCTGTTATTACTGGCAGACATAAAATCAACCAGCTCAGCGCTATAAAATGCGCGGCAGCTACTCATCATTAGTCTTTAATTCAAATGCCAGTAGTGATGCTGGCGTCACCTTAAGTGCGTCAGCCAGTTTAAAGATGTTGAGTAAACTAAGATTGCGCACCCCACGCTCTATGCCGCTGATATAGGTACGGTCTAGGCCGCTAGTTGCAGAAAGCTCTTCTTGGCTGATACCTATATCTAGGCGAATCTGGCGTACATGCGCACCAAAAGAGGTAAGAATTGATGTGTTCACGCTGGTAACTCATTGAACTATAGAGAACAACATAATCACTACCTGTAGCTTTTACGTCCACGGACTATGAGTCACATCCCCTAAAAGCTCAAAACACTTTCTACCTTGCTTAACCCGCTAGATACATGCTGCGAATGAACATAGATAACTCACCGCTCCCTATAGATAAAAAATTGATAGAAGGTATGCAAATGCTTTTACGAGGCACAACCTATTTCTAATGACCTCAAATGACCGCTAAAACCCAAGCTTAAAAAGCGCTTAAATGCTCAATCGACTTTTTCATTTACAACTACAAACCCACACCCCACTACTGATGATTAGCGCAGTTGATTGGCAGGTGATAAGTTCGCTGCACCTGATTGAATATCGCTGTAACTAGGGCGCTTTCCCGCTTATTTATCATGTATTTAAAACACAAGCTAAACAGCCTACTAGGCTGTGTATTATCGCTTTGTCTTGGCGTTGCTCCTGTCGCCTTGGCCAGTGGCAACCAAACCATCGAGTCGTTTTCTACCGCCAAGCGCTTATTACTACAACAGGTATATGTTGAGCCCAATGAGCGTAAAACGCTGTACTGCGAAGCAAGCTTTGATGAAAAGAAAAACCTGCATTTAAACAGCGGCTTTGCCACCAGCAAATATAAAAATCGCTTGGCCCGCTATGAAACCGAGCACGTCGTACCCGCCGAAAACTTTGGCCGCAGCTTTAGTGAGTGGCGAGACGGCCACCCCAGCTGTGTTAACAGCAAAGGTAAGGCCTATAAAGGGCGGCGTTGCGCCGAAAAGGTAAATAGCGAATATCGCTTAATGCAGGCCGACATGTATAACTTGTACCCAGCCATTGGGGCAGTAAATGCAGCGCGTTCTAACTATAACTTCACCATGCTAAGCACCCATAAATCTAGCTTTGGCAGTTGTGATATGCGTATAGAAAGCCGCAAAGTACAGCCGCCAGAAGTGGCGCGCGGCCCTATTGCCCGTAGCTATTTGTATATGGATGCCACCTACCCACGCTTTACTATGAGCAAAAGCCAACGCCAACTAATGTTAGCCTGGGACAAGCAATACCCGGTCACTCGGCAAGAGTGCCTAAGAGCCGAGCGAATTGAGCGCAGCCAAAAAAACCGCCAACAGATAGTGAGTGAGCGCTGCTCACATTTAAAGTAAGGGCGCAGCCCCCGCCACAATATGGTCGAGACTATCGCCGAAAGACAGAGAGCCAAACGGCATCGCTAACTATTAGCCGGTGTTGGCATTAGTCTACATAGGTGGCTTTGTCGGCGATATTTTGAGGGAGCGTTATATTATAACGCTCAAGTTGTGAGCGGCTAAATAGGTAGCGGCCTTTATCTGCGGTTTTAGGCCCCAGTGAACGAGGCACCACATCGGTGGTAAGAATGGTATGCGCCATCTCGGCGGCTAAGCGGCCTTGCTCAAAGCCAAATAACACCATGCCACCAATGGTTTTGTTTTTGCCAACGGCAAACTCCCAAAAACCAAAGGGAGGAATAGCGGTGTTTTCCGACGACCAAGCAATCACTTGTTCGGCATCTACATGCTTATTACTATCATCGCGAAGGGTGTGATAAAGGCCAAAGGCGACCGCATCAAAGCCCTCATCTTGCAGTGTTAGCACGGTGTTTTGCCACTCAGACCAACTTTTTATCAGCTTTAACTGAACATCAATACCAGAGATACGTATTTCTGTTTCGCCAGAAAAGGTTTCTTGCAGAACATTTTTAGCGGTCACGCTATCATCTAGCATGACTAAAATGCGTTTAGGTGCTGGGCTGACTAGCTCAGCAATATTAGACACCGAGCGTTTAATCAGCGGCCGCTCTAACACGCCAGTAATGTTTTTTCGTTTGTGTACATGATAGGCGCGCGGGTTGTTGTTTATGCCTAAATACACCACGGGGAGTCTGCTTTTAGCAAAACGTTTGCCTAGGTAGCGCAGTGCATTGTCGTCTCCCAAAATCACCAAGTCGGGCTTAATATCTAAGTGGTGTTGCCACGCCATTTCTGCTCTGCTGCGATGCCGATTGATGGGTAAGCGCTTGGTATCCATTTGAAAGTATTCTAGTTGATACCCCTCTTTCAACACCGATTCAATACCCTTACGATAGCTAATGTCCCACGCATATTCAGCGTGATAGCTTTCAATTACCAACACTGTTTGGGTGGCAAAAACGGGCCAAGCGCATAACAATGCGCTAATACCAAGTAACTGACTAAAAAATTTATGCACTGTTGCACTTAGTTCATCTAGGGGTAACTAAAGTATAGCGAATGCCGAGCGACTAACTCGGCCTTTTATCACGTAATTAGGATAAGTATTCTCGCCCGTGTGCCGCAGACAATGGCAATAGCGGTCCCACGGGTACTACACCGGTTGGGTTAATCATGGTGTGGCTTTGGTAATAGTGCTGCTTGATATGCGCAAAGTTGACCGTTTCAGCAATACCCTCTACTTGGTAAAGCTCTAGCATGTAGCCATGTAAATGGGGGTAATCCACTATTCGGCGCAGGTTACATTTAAAGTGACCAACATATACGGCATCAAAACGGATCAGCGTGGTGAAGAGTCGCCAATCGGCTTCGGTGAGTTGCGAACCGGTAAGGTAGCGCTGCTTACTTAATCGCAGTTCTAAGTCATCAAGCGTAGCAAATAATGGCACCAGTGCTTCTTCATAAGCGTCTTGGTTAGTAGCAAAGCCGGCACGATACACCCCATTATTTACCGTGTCATAAATGCGCTGGTTAAGGGGGTCTATCTCTTCACGAAGCCACTCTGGGTAGTAATCCCCCGCTTTAGCACCCATCTCATCAAAGGCTGAATTAAACATTCGGATTATGTCGGCTGATTCATTCGACACAATGGTTTGCTGGTGTTTATCCCACAATATTGGCACCGTAACTCTGCCGCTATAGTTAGCATTAGCGGCGGTATACACCTGATGTAAATACTCAGCTTGGTTGATGGGATCGCTCACTACACCTTCGCCGGGGGCAAACGTCCAGCCGTGTTCACCCATAAACCAATGCACCACCGAGTAATCAATCATCTCTTCTAAGCCTTTAAGCTTGCGAAAAATCATGGTGCGATTAGCCCAAGGGCAAGCATGCGAGATATACAGATGATAACGGCCAGTTTCGGCTTTAAAGCCAGGTTTGCCGGTTGGCCCGGCACTGCCATCGGCGGTGACCCAGTTACGAAACTGCGCTTCGCTGCGCACAAAACGCCCCTTGTTTTGTTTGGTTTCGTACCATTTATCTTGCCACTTGCCTTCTACTAACAAACCCATTGCTTGCTCCTCATTGCCTAAATAGACACTAAAACTTGTTATTCTGAAAATCATCAAATGCTTGCAACACTTCTTCGCGAGTATTCATCACGAAAGGGCCACCCCAAGCAATTGGCTCGTTGATCGGCTCACCGCTTACTACGAGTACTCGGCTAGCATGGCCACTTTGCAAGTGCAGGGTATCACCCTCGCTTAGCACGCCTAGGTGATAAGCACTTAGGGTTTGCGCGTTGCCTGCCACCGCGACCTCGCCCTCAATCACATAGACAAAGCCATGATGATGGGTGGGTAAATCAAGGCTTAAATCAGCCCCAGCCACTAAGCTAATATCGAGATAGGTAGCGGCGGTTTTCTCGGTTTGCACTGCGCCTTTTAAGCCATTAGCGAGTTCACCGGCCACCACTCTTATTACGTTGCCTTGGCTGTCTTCGCTCACCGGTATTTGCTCGGCGCTGCATTCTTGATAACCCGGCGCCGACATTTTGTGTTCAGCGGCTAAGTTCACCCATAACTGAAAGCCTTTCATTAAGCCATCTTGTTGCTCGGGCATTTCTGAATGAATAACGCCTTTACCTGCGTTCATCCATTGCACGCCACCCGCTTCAATCACACTTTCGTGGCCGGCATTATCTTTATGGCGCATTCTGCCATTAAGAATATAGGTCACCGTTTGAAAGCCGCGGTGAGGATGCTCAGGAAAACCCGCCATATAATCTTGCGGTTTATCTGATTCAAAGCAATCTAGCATTAAGAAGGGATCTAAACTGGGGAGTTGAGTATTCCCTAACATGCGGGTTAACTTAACCCCGGCGCCGTCGCTAGTGGCCTGACCGGCCACCACCTT is a window from the Agarivorans sp. TSD2052 genome containing:
- a CDS encoding helix-turn-helix domain-containing protein, with amino-acid sequence MNTSILTSFGAHVRQIRLDIGISQEELSATSGLDRTYISGIERGVRNLSLLNIFKLADALKVTPASLLAFELKTNDE
- a CDS encoding endonuclease gives rise to the protein MYLKHKLNSLLGCVLSLCLGVAPVALASGNQTIESFSTAKRLLLQQVYVEPNERKTLYCEASFDEKKNLHLNSGFATSKYKNRLARYETEHVVPAENFGRSFSEWRDGHPSCVNSKGKAYKGRRCAEKVNSEYRLMQADMYNLYPAIGAVNAARSNYNFTMLSTHKSSFGSCDMRIESRKVQPPEVARGPIARSYLYMDATYPRFTMSKSQRQLMLAWDKQYPVTRQECLRAERIERSQKNRQQIVSERCSHLK
- a CDS encoding ABC transporter substrate-binding protein, whose translation is MHKFFSQLLGISALLCAWPVFATQTVLVIESYHAEYAWDISYRKGIESVLKEGYQLEYFQMDTKRLPINRHRSRAEMAWQHHLDIKPDLVILGDDNALRYLGKRFAKSRLPVVYLGINNNPRAYHVHKRKNITGVLERPLIKRSVSNIAELVSPAPKRILVMLDDSVTAKNVLQETFSGETEIRISGIDVQLKLIKSWSEWQNTVLTLQDEGFDAVAFGLYHTLRDDSNKHVDAEQVIAWSSENTAIPPFGFWEFAVGKNKTIGGMVLFGFEQGRLAAEMAHTILTTDVVPRSLGPKTADKGRYLFSRSQLERYNITLPQNIADKATYVD
- a CDS encoding glutathione S-transferase family protein → MGLLVEGKWQDKWYETKQNKGRFVRSEAQFRNWVTADGSAGPTGKPGFKAETGRYHLYISHACPWANRTMIFRKLKGLEEMIDYSVVHWFMGEHGWTFAPGEGVVSDPINQAEYLHQVYTAANANYSGRVTVPILWDKHQQTIVSNESADIIRMFNSAFDEMGAKAGDYYPEWLREEIDPLNQRIYDTVNNGVYRAGFATNQDAYEEALVPLFATLDDLELRLSKQRYLTGSQLTEADWRLFTTLIRFDAVYVGHFKCNLRRIVDYPHLHGYMLELYQVEGIAETVNFAHIKQHYYQSHTMINPTGVVPVGPLLPLSAAHGREYLS
- a CDS encoding pirin family protein, which translates into the protein MVKQTRQLLKVVAGQATSDGAGVKLTRMLGNTQLPSLDPFLMLDCFESDKPQDYMAGFPEHPHRGFQTVTYILNGRMRHKDNAGHESVIEAGGVQWMNAGKGVIHSEMPEQQDGLMKGFQLWVNLAAEHKMSAPGYQECSAEQIPVSEDSQGNVIRVVAGELANGLKGAVQTEKTAATYLDISLVAGADLSLDLPTHHHGFVYVIEGEVAVAGNAQTLSAYHLGVLSEGDTLHLQSGHASRVLVVSGEPINEPIAWGGPFVMNTREEVLQAFDDFQNNKF